Proteins found in one Megachile rotundata isolate GNS110a chromosome 14, iyMegRotu1, whole genome shotgun sequence genomic segment:
- the LOC100881281 gene encoding uncharacterized protein LOC100881281 isoform X2 produces MEKRSISGKDILRMDGLLPPTRRVPVCNAVTSRDKRKEKKWSLGGILRRISSMRDYDSSSNDEEIVYCTRSPRPHNVFNRKSHSNVILHPVDKNAEQSLSNNPDHDSIAKSLDTSSLQRDSVHRSSDGSLDGLSKKARKNKLKARIEAKRDRICAGSSSDEESHKSCNSLTRFHNENGVQSTQKNGSCNRKSRAARTERYIKRISRDEGHRLPENLNNIGNKRNSLEFMNERSSVAVDTYELFQPQQQSFINYSNSNTFPVQRSVENLRQSGVAVSSFQARSSNDLTKPHMSKYITDLNQNNTYAKPNVLQKSKNHDESLFDSSVSTNYPETYTCTKSRQFINQSSSPPEPPPRDPRFRAFGYGCNSFPFNGKYSTRHDDTLRMKMNDIHEVTKDHLKGLRSYDSSNEISWCGSNKQCPRRPLSLTVSSTQSCNLSECTNNKHNSTGRHVDDPLIYETEAMKCQRRNNRNDQLNSRFHNYDSYTQNIRKSALSPSSNKISDTSRIRSPTKRVPREDEVPAVNMRTKQKEQQRPTEQEILERRRSSKNLEEALSELEAIYNSLRLGDEDLLDRAERRSMEEFSLRQAKTSNNIPYISEDPDRTKDDMAYRRMHPKERPASLSEAVGQSALSNISYLIASPVLTRKDSADDFDYTGNYPARRDEPDVTRDDVVYRSIHRANNTLKVMDPQPPFGIPLGPVTTAPESDYLHTTPTKPDHPRSLYIPQCEPDIVTDDLAYRTLRKDASTKNTVESKNSTTDQETAFGTKKKRAVRSLSANLYGLINHDAIHLRREPSLQEITDQISDTVIDIGSLPARSGCFRRVVSDGELSDYDTRWSPLKVSKTDINGNHSVSNLQRKKLRVYVAPSTRIQDHDQKSEEDVRSQSSSAILSKALNNEFWQDPVQTKCNDTVDKDTDSDFTAYSRLCQDLVNLIEGSNDTEVKETSQTDTLKEMSESPMLRIQSLGSQYAKDDEENVEERDVEKDKDVEELTESLANLEDSEKTDDSAFDFYLRVADENVKLIAEAFSSVADHLRDSRVSQKNSLTSQRSEIETDSTAPNTSTRSSVTYSPDDANDDFFGASKTTDALSIVPKEDATMTLKQDQEEVEQEEGTNVDPELDLSKAVHDLQLAAASLCEHEKEIEELEALLRKDSSVEIKQDECQLIAEEGGTSDEEKDTEKTVLPTDVNLESDERDPNCEGLLAHDHS; encoded by the exons ATGGAAAAGAGAAGTATTAGTGGAAAGGATATCCTCAGAATGGATGGTCTTTTACCACCAACCCGGCGAGTGCCTGTCTGCAACGCAGTCACTTCTAGAGATAAAAGGAAGGAGAAGAAATGGTCACTCGGAGGAATCCTTAGAAGAATATCCTCTATGAGGGATTATGATAGTTCTTCGAATGACGAAGAAATAGTATATTGTACAAGATCACCAAGGCCTCACAATGTATTTAACCGAAAATCTCACAGTAACGTTATTCTCCATCCTGTCGATAAAAATGCAGAACAGTCTCTCAGTAATAACCCAGACCATGACAGTATTGCTAAATCATTGGATACATCATCTTTACAAAGGGATTCTGTGCATCGTAGTAGTGACGGATCACTAGATGGACTAAGTAAAAAAGCACGGAAGAACAAATTAAAGGCTCGAATAGAAGCAAAAAGGGACCGTATCTGTGCAGGCAGTAGTTCAGATGAAGAGTCGCATAAATCTTGCAATTCTTTAACCAGATTTCACAATGAAAATGGTGTACAGAGTACACAGAAAAATGGTTCCTGCAACAGAAAGAGTCGTGCTGCGCGTACAGAGCGTTACATAAAACGTATATCCAGAGATGAAGGACACAGATTACCCGAAAACTTAAACAACATTGGGAACAAACGCAACAGTCTCGAATTTATGAATGAACGATCATCCGTAGCTGTAGATACATATGAATTATTTCAACCCCAACAGCAATCTTttatcaattattcaaatagTAATACGTTTCCTGTACAAAGATCTGTTGAAAACTTAAGACAATCAGGGGTGGCTGTATCCAGTTTCCAAGCAAGATCATCTAACGATCTCACAAAGCCTCATATGAGCAAATATATAACAGActtaaatcaaaataatacgtATGCAAAGCCGAATGTTCTGCAGAAGAGTAAGAACCACGATGAAAGTTTATTCGATTCATCGGTTAGTACAAATTATCCGGAGACTTATACTTGTACGAAAAGTCGTCAATTCATAAATCAAAGTTCCTCGCCACCCGAACCACCACCAAGAGACCCGCGTTTTCGGGCGTTCGGTTATGGCTGCAATTCATTTCCGTTTAATGGAAAATATTCTACAAGACACGATGATACCTTGCGTATGAAAATGAACGACATCCACGAGGTCACCAAAGACCACTTGAAAGGCCTAAGGTCGTACGATTCTAGCAATGAAATCAGCTGGTGTGGCTCGAACAAGCAATGTCCACGACGTCCATTGTCTCTAACTGTAAGTTCCACGCAGTCCTGCAATTTATCCGAGTGTACGAACAACAAACATAATTCAACCGGTAGACATGTGGACGACCCTTTAATTTACGAAACAGAAGCAATGAAGTGTCAGAGAAGAAATAATCGCAACGATCAACTAAACTCCAGATTTCACAACTACGATTCTTATACACAAAACATCCGGAAGAGCGCTTTGTCACCTTCCTCTAACAAGATTTCAGATACCTCGCGTATAAGATCTCCAACCAAGCGCGTTCCGAGGGAAGATGAAGTACCTGCGGTGAATATGAGAACGAAACAGAAGGAACAGCAAAGACCAACCGAGCAGGAAATATTGGAAAGAAGAAGGAGTTCAAAGAACCTGGAGGAAGCGCTTTCTGAGTTGGAGGCGATATACAACAGTCTCCGTTTAGGAGACGAAGACCTCCTCGATCGGGCCGAGCGACGCAGTATGGAAGAATTCAGTTTGCGCCAAGCAAAAACCAGCAATAATATTCCATATATTTCAGAGGATCCAGACCGAACGAAAGACGACATGGCTTACAGAAGAATGCATCCAAAGGAGAGGCCTGCATCTTTGTCGGAAGCGGTTGGTCAATCCGCGCTCTCTAATATCAGTTACCTAATAGCCTCTCCGGTGTTAACACGCAAAGACTCTGCCGACGATTTCGACTACACCGGAAACTATCCAGCACGCAGAGACGAGCCGGATGTGACACGCGACGATGTCGTTTATCGAAGCATCCATCGCGCCAACAACACTCTGAAGGTGATGGACCCACAACCGCCGTTCGGTATACCTTTAGGGCCCGTGACAACTGCCCCTGAAAGCGACTACTTGCACACAACGCCAACAAAGCCGGACCATCCTCGTTCCTTGTACATACCACAATGCGAGCCAGACATTGTTACAGACGATTTGGCCTACCGAACACTTAGGAAAGATGCCAGCACGAAGAATACCGTTGAAAGTAAAAACAGCACCACGGACCAGGAAACCGCTTTTGGTACCAAAAAGAAGCGGGCAGTTAGATCTCTCTCCGCCAATCTGTATGGGTTGATCAATCACGACGCGATCCATCTGCGAAGGGAACCCAGTCTTCAAGAGATCACAGACCAGATCAGCGACACGGTGATCGACATTGGATCGTTACCTGCCAGGTCTGGTTGCTTCAGACGCGTTGTAAGCGACGGCGAGCTGTCTGATTATGACACTCGATGGAGCCCCTTGAAGGTCAGCAAGACCGACATAAACGGAAACCACTCTGTCTCGAATTTACAAAGAAAAAAGCTGCGCGTTTACGTTGCACCATCGACTAGGATACAAGATCATGATCAGAAGAGCGAAGAAGACGTTCGGTCACAGTCTTCTAGTGCCATACTGTCCAAGGCATTGAACAATGAGTTCTGGCAAGACCCTGTACAGACCAAATGCAACGATACAGTTGATAAAGACACAGATTCGGACTTCACAGCGTACAGCCGGCTGTGCCAAGACCTAGTGAACCTGATAGAAGGGTCAAACGACACGGAAGTGAAAGAAACCAGTCAGACGGATACATTAAAGGAGATGAGCGAATCTCCAATGTTGCGTATCCAGTCTCTGGGCAGCCAATACGCGAAGGATGACGAGGAGAATGTTGAAGAACGGGACGTTGAAAAAGATAAGGACGTTGAAGAGCTGACGGAGTCTCTGGCTAATCTTGAAGACTCCGAGAAGACTGACGATAGCGCGTTCGACTTCTATCTTCGTGTCGCTGACGAAAATGTTAAACTAATTGCGGAGGCGTTCAGCAGCGTGGCGGATCACTTACGTGATAGTCGTGTAAGCCAGAAGAATTCGCTGACGTCGCAACGTTCTGAAATAGAAACCGATAGTACTGCGCCCAACACGAGTACTCGCAGTTCCGTTACGTATAGTCCAGATGATGCGAACGATGACTTTTTTGGTGCGTCAAAGACCACCGATGCGTTGAGCATAGTTCCTAAAGAAGATGCAACGATGACCTTGAAACAGGACCAGGAGGAAGTGGAACAGGAAGAGGGGACGAATGTGGACCCGGAACTCGATTTGTCCAAGGCCGTTCACGATTTACAGTTAGCGGCGGCGAGTTTGTGCGAGCACGAGAAGGAGATCGAGGAATTAGAGGCGTTGCTGAGGAAAGATTCGAGCGTTGAGATCAAACAGGATGAATGTCAGTTAATCGCAGAGGAAGGTGGCACATCGGACGAAGAAAAAGATACGGAAAAAACTGTACTACCGACCGATGTTAATTTAGAATCCGACGAACGCGACCCAAATTGCGAAG GTCTCCTGGCACATGATCATTCATGA
- the LOC100881281 gene encoding uncharacterized protein LOC100881281 isoform X1, whose product MEKRSISGKDILRMDGLLPPTRRVPVCNAVTSRDKRKEKKWSLGGILRRISSMRDYDSSSNDEEIVYCTRSPRPHNVFNRKSHSNVILHPVDKNAEQSLSNNPDHDSIAKSLDTSSLQRDSVHRSSDGSLDGLSKKARKNKLKARIEAKRDRICAGSSSDEESHKSCNSLTRFHNENGVQSTQKNGSCNRKSRAARTERYIKRISRDEGHRLPENLNNIGNKRNSLEFMNERSSVAVDTYELFQPQQQSFINYSNSNTFPVQRSVENLRQSGVAVSSFQARSSNDLTKPHMSKYITDLNQNNTYAKPNVLQKSKNHDESLFDSSVSTNYPETYTCTKSRQFINQSSSPPEPPPRDPRFRAFGYGCNSFPFNGKYSTRHDDTLRMKMNDIHEVTKDHLKGLRSYDSSNEISWCGSNKQCPRRPLSLTVSSTQSCNLSECTNNKHNSTGRHVDDPLIYETEAMKCQRRNNRNDQLNSRFHNYDSYTQNIRKSALSPSSNKISDTSRIRSPTKRVPREDEVPAVNMRTKQKEQQRPTEQEILERRRSSKNLEEALSELEAIYNSLRLGDEDLLDRAERRSMEEFSLRQAKTSNNIPYISEDPDRTKDDMAYRRMHPKERPASLSEAVGQSALSNISYLIASPVLTRKDSADDFDYTGNYPARRDEPDVTRDDVVYRSIHRANNTLKVMDPQPPFGIPLGPVTTAPESDYLHTTPTKPDHPRSLYIPQCEPDIVTDDLAYRTLRKDASTKNTVESKNSTTDQETAFGTKKKRAVRSLSANLYGLINHDAIHLRREPSLQEITDQISDTVIDIGSLPARSGCFRRVVSDGELSDYDTRWSPLKVSKTDINGNHSVSNLQRKKLRVYVAPSTRIQDHDQKSEEDVRSQSSSAILSKALNNEFWQDPVQTKCNDTVDKDTDSDFTAYSRLCQDLVNLIEGSNDTEVKETSQTDTLKEMSESPMLRIQSLGSQYAKDDEENVEERDVEKDKDVEELTESLANLEDSEKTDDSAFDFYLRVADENVKLIAEAFSSVADHLRDSRVSQKNSLTSQRSEIETDSTAPNTSTRSSVTYSPDDANDDFFGASKTTDALSIVPKEDATMTLKQDQEEVEQEEGTNVDPELDLSKAVHDLQLAAASLCEHEKEIEELEALLRKDSSVEIKQDECQLIAEEGGTSDEEKDTEKTVLPTDVNLESDERDPNCEGESTDCKNVCKYVDTARSTEKRISYVTNLITVMITTYSVVLLACFLALLLATVAVS is encoded by the coding sequence ATGGAAAAGAGAAGTATTAGTGGAAAGGATATCCTCAGAATGGATGGTCTTTTACCACCAACCCGGCGAGTGCCTGTCTGCAACGCAGTCACTTCTAGAGATAAAAGGAAGGAGAAGAAATGGTCACTCGGAGGAATCCTTAGAAGAATATCCTCTATGAGGGATTATGATAGTTCTTCGAATGACGAAGAAATAGTATATTGTACAAGATCACCAAGGCCTCACAATGTATTTAACCGAAAATCTCACAGTAACGTTATTCTCCATCCTGTCGATAAAAATGCAGAACAGTCTCTCAGTAATAACCCAGACCATGACAGTATTGCTAAATCATTGGATACATCATCTTTACAAAGGGATTCTGTGCATCGTAGTAGTGACGGATCACTAGATGGACTAAGTAAAAAAGCACGGAAGAACAAATTAAAGGCTCGAATAGAAGCAAAAAGGGACCGTATCTGTGCAGGCAGTAGTTCAGATGAAGAGTCGCATAAATCTTGCAATTCTTTAACCAGATTTCACAATGAAAATGGTGTACAGAGTACACAGAAAAATGGTTCCTGCAACAGAAAGAGTCGTGCTGCGCGTACAGAGCGTTACATAAAACGTATATCCAGAGATGAAGGACACAGATTACCCGAAAACTTAAACAACATTGGGAACAAACGCAACAGTCTCGAATTTATGAATGAACGATCATCCGTAGCTGTAGATACATATGAATTATTTCAACCCCAACAGCAATCTTttatcaattattcaaatagTAATACGTTTCCTGTACAAAGATCTGTTGAAAACTTAAGACAATCAGGGGTGGCTGTATCCAGTTTCCAAGCAAGATCATCTAACGATCTCACAAAGCCTCATATGAGCAAATATATAACAGActtaaatcaaaataatacgtATGCAAAGCCGAATGTTCTGCAGAAGAGTAAGAACCACGATGAAAGTTTATTCGATTCATCGGTTAGTACAAATTATCCGGAGACTTATACTTGTACGAAAAGTCGTCAATTCATAAATCAAAGTTCCTCGCCACCCGAACCACCACCAAGAGACCCGCGTTTTCGGGCGTTCGGTTATGGCTGCAATTCATTTCCGTTTAATGGAAAATATTCTACAAGACACGATGATACCTTGCGTATGAAAATGAACGACATCCACGAGGTCACCAAAGACCACTTGAAAGGCCTAAGGTCGTACGATTCTAGCAATGAAATCAGCTGGTGTGGCTCGAACAAGCAATGTCCACGACGTCCATTGTCTCTAACTGTAAGTTCCACGCAGTCCTGCAATTTATCCGAGTGTACGAACAACAAACATAATTCAACCGGTAGACATGTGGACGACCCTTTAATTTACGAAACAGAAGCAATGAAGTGTCAGAGAAGAAATAATCGCAACGATCAACTAAACTCCAGATTTCACAACTACGATTCTTATACACAAAACATCCGGAAGAGCGCTTTGTCACCTTCCTCTAACAAGATTTCAGATACCTCGCGTATAAGATCTCCAACCAAGCGCGTTCCGAGGGAAGATGAAGTACCTGCGGTGAATATGAGAACGAAACAGAAGGAACAGCAAAGACCAACCGAGCAGGAAATATTGGAAAGAAGAAGGAGTTCAAAGAACCTGGAGGAAGCGCTTTCTGAGTTGGAGGCGATATACAACAGTCTCCGTTTAGGAGACGAAGACCTCCTCGATCGGGCCGAGCGACGCAGTATGGAAGAATTCAGTTTGCGCCAAGCAAAAACCAGCAATAATATTCCATATATTTCAGAGGATCCAGACCGAACGAAAGACGACATGGCTTACAGAAGAATGCATCCAAAGGAGAGGCCTGCATCTTTGTCGGAAGCGGTTGGTCAATCCGCGCTCTCTAATATCAGTTACCTAATAGCCTCTCCGGTGTTAACACGCAAAGACTCTGCCGACGATTTCGACTACACCGGAAACTATCCAGCACGCAGAGACGAGCCGGATGTGACACGCGACGATGTCGTTTATCGAAGCATCCATCGCGCCAACAACACTCTGAAGGTGATGGACCCACAACCGCCGTTCGGTATACCTTTAGGGCCCGTGACAACTGCCCCTGAAAGCGACTACTTGCACACAACGCCAACAAAGCCGGACCATCCTCGTTCCTTGTACATACCACAATGCGAGCCAGACATTGTTACAGACGATTTGGCCTACCGAACACTTAGGAAAGATGCCAGCACGAAGAATACCGTTGAAAGTAAAAACAGCACCACGGACCAGGAAACCGCTTTTGGTACCAAAAAGAAGCGGGCAGTTAGATCTCTCTCCGCCAATCTGTATGGGTTGATCAATCACGACGCGATCCATCTGCGAAGGGAACCCAGTCTTCAAGAGATCACAGACCAGATCAGCGACACGGTGATCGACATTGGATCGTTACCTGCCAGGTCTGGTTGCTTCAGACGCGTTGTAAGCGACGGCGAGCTGTCTGATTATGACACTCGATGGAGCCCCTTGAAGGTCAGCAAGACCGACATAAACGGAAACCACTCTGTCTCGAATTTACAAAGAAAAAAGCTGCGCGTTTACGTTGCACCATCGACTAGGATACAAGATCATGATCAGAAGAGCGAAGAAGACGTTCGGTCACAGTCTTCTAGTGCCATACTGTCCAAGGCATTGAACAATGAGTTCTGGCAAGACCCTGTACAGACCAAATGCAACGATACAGTTGATAAAGACACAGATTCGGACTTCACAGCGTACAGCCGGCTGTGCCAAGACCTAGTGAACCTGATAGAAGGGTCAAACGACACGGAAGTGAAAGAAACCAGTCAGACGGATACATTAAAGGAGATGAGCGAATCTCCAATGTTGCGTATCCAGTCTCTGGGCAGCCAATACGCGAAGGATGACGAGGAGAATGTTGAAGAACGGGACGTTGAAAAAGATAAGGACGTTGAAGAGCTGACGGAGTCTCTGGCTAATCTTGAAGACTCCGAGAAGACTGACGATAGCGCGTTCGACTTCTATCTTCGTGTCGCTGACGAAAATGTTAAACTAATTGCGGAGGCGTTCAGCAGCGTGGCGGATCACTTACGTGATAGTCGTGTAAGCCAGAAGAATTCGCTGACGTCGCAACGTTCTGAAATAGAAACCGATAGTACTGCGCCCAACACGAGTACTCGCAGTTCCGTTACGTATAGTCCAGATGATGCGAACGATGACTTTTTTGGTGCGTCAAAGACCACCGATGCGTTGAGCATAGTTCCTAAAGAAGATGCAACGATGACCTTGAAACAGGACCAGGAGGAAGTGGAACAGGAAGAGGGGACGAATGTGGACCCGGAACTCGATTTGTCCAAGGCCGTTCACGATTTACAGTTAGCGGCGGCGAGTTTGTGCGAGCACGAGAAGGAGATCGAGGAATTAGAGGCGTTGCTGAGGAAAGATTCGAGCGTTGAGATCAAACAGGATGAATGTCAGTTAATCGCAGAGGAAGGTGGCACATCGGACGAAGAAAAAGATACGGAAAAAACTGTACTACCGACCGATGTTAATTTAGAATCCGACGAACGCGACCCAAATTGCGAAGGTGAGAGTACTGATTGCAAGAATGTTTGCAAATACGTCGATACCGCTCGTTCAACTGAGAAGCGTATTTCGTATGTTACTAACCTCATAACCGTAATGATTACTACGTATTCCGTGGTTTTGCTGGCTTGTTTTCTTGCACTGCTTTTAGCGACGGTAGCAGTATCATGA